AGAAATCTCCTTCACACTGTTTCCCGAGTTCTGAAGAAGGCGCTTGGCTTCATGAATCACAGCATCTGTTATCAGTCTGTTTGCCGATAGTCCTGTAGTTTCCTTTATTAATAGTGATAGGTGTTTAGGAGAAATACAAAGTTTATCAGCATAAAACTTTAGATTTCTTTCTTCACGTAAATGTTGGTTTACTAATATAAAAAAGTCTTTGCATATTTTATTTTTTCGGTTAAAAGAGCTCGACTTACAAAGATTCTTTGCAACAGGGCTGCTTTTTGCGTAAGCATTCAATATCTCAATATAAAATACTGAGACTAAGTTCAAAAGCTTTTCCTTCGTAAATAAATCATCATTATTATTATTAGATAATTCATCCTTTATCAATTCAAAAATCTGATTGATTTTTCTTAAAACAACTTCTTCAGAATTTAATTCGTTGTCTTTAACCAACAGTTTATCTTTACTTATAACAATTGGTATTTGCAGCAATTCAAAAAAGTCTGAAGACAATACCATTATGTAACCCTCAATCGGTGACATACTTAAATCCAAATTTAATGTCTTTCCCGGAGGGATAAATGCAATA
This genomic interval from uncultured Bacteroides sp. contains the following:
- a CDS encoding helix-turn-helix transcriptional regulator, whose protein sequence is MDSKMINKSNEKSSVIDDFSFQLPVVGKHCNEFALYYLQENASYSKFHGMTDAFCIIVVCRGSLNIMTDAHSYSLSRGDIAFIPPGKTLNLDLSMSPIEGYIMVLSSDFFELLQIPIVISKDKLLVKDNELNSEEVVLRKINQIFELIKDELSNNNNDDLFTKEKLLNLVSVFYIEILNAYAKSSPVAKNLCKSSSFNRKNKICKDFFILVNQHLREERNLKFYADKLCISPKHLSLLIKETTGLSANRLITDAVIHEAKRLLQNSGNSVKEISYLLNFPNQSFFGKYFKREVGLSPSNYQNKMFC